In one Arachis duranensis cultivar V14167 chromosome 9, aradu.V14167.gnm2.J7QH, whole genome shotgun sequence genomic region, the following are encoded:
- the LOC107467709 gene encoding inositol transporter 1 encodes MTISISTPGPGSSGYLDMYPERKVSAFKNPYILGLTAVASIGGLLFGYDTGVISGALLYIKDDFEQVKQSNFLQETIVSMAVAGAILGAAAGGWINDAYGRKRATLTADIIFTVGAVVMAFAPDPYILIIGRLLVGLGVGVASVTAPVYIAELSPSEIRGSLVSTNVLMITGGQFLSYLINLAFTQVPGTWRWMLGVSGVPAVIQFCLMLFLPESPRWLFIKNREKEAIDVLANIYDVARLEDEIASLSVQSEEEDLHKRKDIRFWDVFKSKEIRLAFLAGGGLQAFQQFTGINTVMYYSPTIVQMAGFRSNELALLLSLIVAGLNACGTILGIYLIDHAGRRKLSLYSLAGVIVSLIILSISFFKQSSENALYGWLAVLGLALYIAFFSPGMGTVPWTVNSEIYPEQYRGICGGMSATVNWVSNLIVAESFLSVAQGAGTGPTFLIIAGIAVLAFLFVLVFVPETKGLTFDEVEILWKDRAWGKNPRTQSLLES; translated from the exons ATGACCATATCCATCTCCACTCCCGGACCGGGAAGCTCCGGTTATCTAGATATGTACCCTGAAAGGAAGGTCTCCGCCTTCAAGAATCCATACATTCTCGGCCTCACCGCCGTCGCCAGCATTGGCGGCCTCCTCTTCGGCTACGACACCGGCGTCATTTCCGGCGCCCTTCTGTACATCAAAGACGATTTTGAACAGGTCAAACAAAGTAACTTCCTACAAGAAACAATCGTCAGCATGGCAGTTGCAGGTGCGATTCTTGGCGCAGCAGCAGGCGGTTGGATCAACGATGCGTACGGACGAAAGAGAGCAACTCTGACAGCAGATATTATCTTTACAGTTGGAGCAGTTGTCATGGCCTTCGCACCAGATCCTTACATTCTCATAATCGGACGCCTTCTCGTCGGTCTCGGCGTCGGCGTCGCCTCTGTAACCGCTCCCGTTTACATCGCAGAATTGTCGCCTTCGGAAATAAGAGGAAGTCTTGTAAGCACAAATGTGCTTATGATAACTGGTGGACAGTTCCTTTCTTACCTCATAAACCTTGCTTTCACACAG GTTCCTGGCACGTGGCGCTGGATGCTCGGAGTTTCAGGTGTGCCAGCTGTGATTCAGTTTTGCCTCATGCTCTTCCTGCCTGAATCCCCAAGATGGCTATTTATCAAG AACAGGGAAAAGGAAGCCATTGATGTGCTTGCAAATATCTACGATGTTGCTCGGTTGGAGGACGAAATTGCTTCGCTTTCTGTTCAATCGGAGGAGGAGGACCTTCACAAAAGGAAGGATATCAGAttttgggatgtttttaagTCTAAAGAGATCCGATTAGCGTTCCTTGCCGGAGGTGGACTTCAG GCTTTTCAGCAGTTTACAGGCATTAACACAGTAATGTACTACAGCCCAACGATTGTGCAAATGGCTGGCTTCCGCTCTAATGAGTTAGCTCTTCTTCTATCCCTCATAGTTGCCGGCTTGAATGCTTGCGGCACCATTCTTGGCATTTACCTTATCGACCACGCAGGGCGAAGAAAACTGTCCCTCTATAGCTTAGCAGGAGTAATAGTATCGCTGATCATCCTGTCTATTTCATTTTTCAAGCAATCATCTGAAAATGCTTTGTATGGATGGCTTGCGGTTCTAGGATTGGCCCTGTATATTGCATTCTTCTCACCGGGGATGGGGACTGTGCCTTGGACAGTAAACTCAGAGATATATCCCGAACAATACCGAGGAATTTGCGGCGGCATGTCAGCAACTGTCAATTGGGTTTCCAATTTGATTGTAGCAGAGTCATTTCTATCAGTTGCTCAAGGTGCAGGAACTGGTCCTACTTTCTTGATCATTGCAGGCATAGCTGTGCTTGCGTTTCTGTTTGTGCTTGTTTTTGTTCCTGAAACCAAAGGGTTGACGTTTGATGAAGTGGAGATTTTGTGGAAGGATAGAGCTTGGGGCAAGAATCCTCGCACTCAGAGCCTTCTTGAATCTTGA
- the LOC107467628 gene encoding inositol transporter 1 has product MTMQSTPGSSGYLDLYPDRKMSFFKNPYILGLTAVAGIGGMLFGYDTGTNFIPLYFEEVRNSNFLQETIVSMAIAGAILGAAAGGWINDAYGRKKATLIADVIFGSGAIGMAAAPNHYVLILGRFLVGLGVGVASVTAPVYIAEASPSEIRGSLVSTNVLMITGGQFLSYIVNLAFTRVPGTWRWMLGVSAVPAIVQFTLMLFLPESPRWLFTKNRKNEAVDVLSKIYDFARLEDEVDFLTAQSEQERQRRKDIRFTDVFKSKEIKLAFLVGAGLQAFQQFTGINTVMYYSPTIVQMAGFESNELALTISLLVAGMNAAGTILGIYLIDHAGRKILALSSLGGVFTSLIILAFAFTNQSSDNQLYGWIAVLGLTLYIAFFSPGMGPVPWTVNSEIYPEEYRGICGGMSATVCWVSNLIVSQSFLSIAEVLGTGSTFLILAGICVLAFVFVVTCVPETKGLTFDEVEVIWKERAWGKNQDTRNLLSSA; this is encoded by the exons ATGACTATGCAATCAACCCCAGGAAGCTCAGGGTACCTGGATTTGTATCCTGATAGGAAGATGTCATTTTTCAAGAATCCTTATATTCTCGGACTCACCGCCGTTGCTGGCATTGGTGGCATGCTCTTTGGCTACGATACAGGTACGAATTTCA TCCCATTGTATTTTGAGGAAGTTAGGAATAGCAATTTTCTGCAGGAGACAATAGTGAGCATGGCCATTGCCGGAGCCATTCTTGGAGCGGCGGCGGGAGGTTGGATCAACGACGCATACGGGAGGAAGAAGGCGACGCTCATTGCTGACGTCATATTCGGGTCGGGTGCCATCGGGATGGCAGCCGCCCCCAATCACTACGTTCTGATATTGGGGCGGTTTCTTGTTGGCTTGGGAGTGGGCGTGGCCTCTGTGACGGCCCCCGTCTACATCGCGGAGGCATCCCCCTCCGAAATCAGGGGCTCTTTGGTCAGCACCAACGTCCTCATGATTACCGGTGGCCAGTTTCTTTCCTACATCGTCAACCTTGCTTTTACCAGGGTTCCCGGCACGTGGCGCTGGATGCTTGGCGTTTCTGCTGTCCCTGCAATTGTTCAGTTCACCCTCATGCTCTTTCTACCTGAATCCCCTAGATGGCTCTTCACCAAG AATAGGAAAAACGAAGCTGTTGATGTTCTTTCCAAGATCTACGACTTTGCTCGCCTAGAAGATGAAGTTGACTTCCTTACTGCTCAGTCAGAGCAAGAGCGCCAGAGGAGGAAGGATATCAGATTCACTGATGTCTTCAAATCAAAGGAAATCAAACTCGCCTTCCTTGTCGGAGCTGGACTCCAG gctttccagcaatttaCGGGTATCAACACAGTGATGTACTACAGCCCAACGATTGTGCAAATGGCAGGATTCGAGTCGAATGAGTTGGCTCTAACGATCTCACTGCTTGTTGCGGGAATGAATGCGgcaggcaccattctgggcatatATCTGATTGACCACGCCGGAAGGAAGATACTGGCACTGTCCAGCTTAGGAGGAGTCTTCACCTCCCTCATCATCCTGGCCTTCGCCTTCACGAACCAATCATCCGACAACCAGTTGTACGGATGGATCGCAGTGTTGGGCTTAACCCTCTACATCGCGTTCTTTTCGCCCGGGATGGGGCCCGTCCCGTGGACCGTGAACTCAGAGATATACCCGGAAGAATACAGAGGCATTTGTGGGGGAATGTCCGCCACCGTCTGCTGGGTTTCAAACTTGATAGTTTCTCAGAGCTTTCTCTCCATCGCTGAAGTCTTGGGAACTGGTTCCACCTTCTTGATCCTTGCAGGTATATGCGTGCTTGCCTTTGTGTTTGTGGTTACGTGTGTTCCCGAGACTAAAGGGTTGACTTTTGACGAAGTGGAAGTCATATGGAAGGAGAGAGCTTGGGGCAAGAATCAAGATACAAGAAACCTTCTTAGTAGTGCTTAG